A stretch of Triticum aestivum cultivar Chinese Spring chromosome 1D, IWGSC CS RefSeq v2.1, whole genome shotgun sequence DNA encodes these proteins:
- the LOC123162979 gene encoding probable LRR receptor-like serine/threonine-protein kinase At1g51880: MAPRRWLLLLFLAAGVLQPLAQPDSRGFISIDCGLAEEASYVDDTTTLAYVSDSGFTDAGTNYNISAEYLGFSRRGHNLRSFPDGVRNCYTLRSLVSGLKYLIRASFLYGNYDGLNRPPASFDLHIGVNFWKTVNISTWGADQGNTAVVEAIVVVPDDLLQVCLVNTGGGTPFISSLDLRPLKRTFYPQATAEQGLVMLARFNAAPVNKTGTIRYPDDPHDRLWYPWFDATIWAEISTTERVYGVGDDLFEVPWKVMQTAIVTRNASENIWFGWESLDAEPRDDDPSRPGYIAILHFAELQLLNASNGELRQFYINLNDELAYPTGFTPEHLISNAIYDTKPSRHSGYNFSINATANSTLPPILNAVEVYYVIPTTNLGTDSQDAPAAMAIKAKYGVRKNWMGDPCFPRTMAWDGLNCSYAAANPPRITSINLSSSGLNSDISSSFAHLKALQYLDLSNNNLTGSIPDALSQLPSLTVIDLSGNQLNGSIPSGLLKRIQDGSLDLRHGNNPNLCTDGNSCQLAAKRKSKLAIYVAVPVLVIMVIVSVALLVFFLRRRNQQPGSMKNRRAVKPQNEEAMSTSYGGDDDSLRLVENRRFTYEELERITHGFDRVLGQGGFGYVYDGFLEDGTQVAVKLRSHSSNQGVKEFLAEAQILTRIHHKNLVSMIGYCKDGEYMALVYEYMAQGTLREHIAGSGHNGGCLPWRQRLKNALESAQGLEYLHTGCNPPLIHRDVKATNILLNARLEAKIADFGLTKAFDYHNNTHLFTNTLAFTPGYVDPEYQATMQPTTKSDVYSFGVVLLELVTGKPAILSDPEPTSIIQWARQRLARGNMEGVVDARMQGGYDINGVWKVAEIALKCTAQGSAQRPTMADVVAQLHECVELEEGRAPSFHTGGSSGDDNYNAYASAQSTDVSSNTAFETELRIPTLAADPGPTAR; the protein is encoded by the exons ATGGCACCCCGCCGGTGGCTGCTGCTTCTCTTCCTTGCCGCCGGCGTACTCCAACCTCTCGCCCAGCCTGACAGCAGAG GTTTCATCAGCATAGACTGCGGGCTAGCCGAGGAGGCGAGCTACGTGGACGACACGACGACACTGGCATACGTCTCGGACTCCGGCTTCACCGATGCTGGCACGAACTACAACATCTCGGCAGAGTACCTCGGGTTCTCCAGGCGCGGCCACAACCTACGGAGCTTCCCTGATGGCGTGCGCAACTGCTACACGCTCCGGTCCCTGGTGTCCGGCCTCAAGTACCTGATCCGCGCCAGCTTCCTGTATGGAAACTACGACGGCCTCAACAGGCCGCCCGCGTCGTTTGACCTCCACATCGGCGTCAACTTCTGGAAGACGGTGAACATTTCAACGTGGGGGGCAGACCAGGGAAACACGGCAGTGGTGGAAGCCATCGTCGTCGTGCCGGACGACCTGCTGCAGGTGTGCCTCGTGAACACCGGCGGCGGAACACCCTTCATCTCCAGCCTGGACCTGAGACCGCTGAAGAGGACATTCTACCCACAGGCGACGGCGGAGCAGGGGCTGGTCATGCTGGCCAGGTTCAACGCCGCCCCGGTAAACAAAACGGGCACCATAAGGTACCCCGATGATCCACACGACCGGCTATGGTACCCGTGGTTCGACGCCACGATTTGGGCGGAGATCTCGACGACCGAGAGAGTGTACGGCGTTGGCGACGACCTCTTCGAGGTGCCATGGAAGGTGATGCAGACGGCGATTGTGACGCGGAACGCCTCCGAGAACATCTGGTTCGGCTGGGAGTCCCTAGACGCGGAGCCCCGAGACGACGACCCGTCCCGGCCGGGGTACATCGCCATCCTGCACTTCGCTGAGCTGCAGCTCCTCAACGCCAGCAACGGCGAGCTGCGCCAGTTCTACATCAACCTGAATGATGAGCTCGCGTACCCGACGGGCTTCACGCCGGAGCACCTCATCAGCAACGCGATTTATGATACCAAGCCCAGCCGGCATAGCGGCTACAACTTCTCCATCAATGCCACCGCAAACTCGACACTGCCGCCCATTCTGAACGCCGTCGAGGTGTACTATGTCATACCCACCACCAACCTTGGCACTGACTCCCAGGACG CACCTGCCGCCATGGCGATTAAGGCCAAGTACGGGGTACGAAAGAACTGGATGGGTGACCCATGCTTTCCCAGGACTATGGCATGGGATGGGTTGAACTGCAGCTATGCCGCTGCCAACCCTCCAAGAATCACAAGCAT AAACCTATCCTCCAGTGGTCTAAACAGTGATATATCATCATCTTTCGCGCATCTAAAGGCTCTCCAATACTT GGATTTGTCAAACAATAACTTGACAGGTTCAATTCCAGATGCCCTTTCACAGTTACCATCATTGACAGTCAT AGATTTGTCTGGCAACCAACTCAATGGATCAATTCCCTCTGGACTTCTCAAAAGAATTCAAGATGGCTCCCTGGATCTAAG ACATGGCAACAATCCAAACCTTTGCACCGACGGCAATTCATGTCAGCTTGCTGCTAAAAGGAAGAGCAAACTGGCAATCTATGTTGCCGTCCCTGTACTTGTCATTATGGTGATAGTATCAGTGGCCTTACTAGTCTTCTTCTTAAGACGACGAAACCAGCAGCCAG GGTCAATGAAAAACAGGAGGGCGGTAAAGCCACAAAATGAAGAGGCGATGTCAACGAGCTATGGCGGCGATGATGATTCTCTGCGACTAGTTGAGAATCGCCGGTTCACATACGAGGAACTCGAGAGGATAACCCATGGCTTTGACCGGGTGCTTGGCCAAGGAGGGTTCGGCTATGTCTATGATGGCTTCCTGGAGGATGGTACTCAAGTGGCGGTGAAGTTGCGGTCTCACTCCTCCAATCAAGGCGTCAAAGAGTTCCTCGCAGAG GCTCAGATTTTAACCCGGATTCATCACAAGAATCTTGTCTCGATGATTGGTTACTGCAAGGATGGGGAGTATATGGCACTTGTATATGAGTACATGGCTCAAGGGACCCTGCGAGAGCACATTGCAG GAAGCGGACACAATGGAGGATGTTTACCATGGAGGCAGAGACTTAAAAACGCACTTGAATCTGCACAAG GTTTGGAGTATCTGCACACGGGTTGCAACCCGCCTCTCATCCACAGGGATGTCAAGGCCACCAACATTCTGCTGAATGCCAGGCTAGAGGCCAAGATCGCCGATTTTGGCTTGACCAAAGCCTTTGACTACCACAACAACACTCATCTTTTCACAAACACGCTCGCTTTTACCCCCGGGTACGTCGATCCAGAGTACCAGGCCACGATGCAGCCAACGACCAAgagcgacgtgtacagcttcggaGTGGTGCTGCTGGAGCTGGTCACCGGCAAACCAGCCATACTTTCGGATCCAGAGCCCACGAGCATCATCCAATGGGCAAGGCAGCGGCTGGCACGCGGCAACATGGAGGGCGTGGTGGACGCGCGAATGCAGGGCGGTTATGATATCAACGGCGTGTGGAAGGTGGCGGAGATTGCACTCAAATGCACCGCACAGGGGTCAGCACAGCGACCCACCATGGCCGACGTGGTGGCGCAGCTACATGAGTGTGTGGAGCTCGAGGAGGGCCGCGCTCCTAGCTTCCACActggtggcagcagcggcgacgATAATTACAATGCGTACGCTAGTGCGCAGTCCACCGACGTGAGCAGTAACACGGCATTCGAAACGGAGCTGAGGATACCAACATTGGCCGCCGATCCAGGCCCGACAGCACGTTGA
- the LOC123162990 gene encoding probable LRR receptor-like serine/threonine-protein kinase At1g51820 has product MAPRWWLLILCLAGNILHGRAQLDSRGFINIDCGLQGEESYIDDETKLVYVSDAGFTDTGTPYNLSAENFLPWRSRNVRSLRSFPDGVRNCYTLGSLVSGLKYLFRATFLYGNYDGLNKRPASFDLYIGVNFWTAVNISLWGLDQDNRVTVEAIVVVPHNLVQVCLVNTGGGTPFISGLELRPLKMSLYPQATAELGLFLLRRRNFAAINGTIIRFPDDPYDRLWYPRSDATMWAEMTTTERVDDVDGDEFEAPMAVLQTAIKPLNASGSIRFGWEVAPELNNASPGPGYLAVLHLVELELLGGDALRQFNISVNHDESWVPGYTPPGYLRRAYVYNKFTNPSHSSYIVTIKATANSTLPPIISAYELFSIITTTNIGTESQDATAVMAIKAKYGVQKNWMGDPCFPKTMAWDGLNCSYAAANPPGITSINLSFSGLNSDISSSFAHLKALQYLDLSNNNLTGSIPDALSQLPSLTVIDLSGNQLSGSIPSGLLKRIQDGFLVLRHGNNPNLCTDRNSCQLAAKRKSKLAIYVSVPILVIVLIVSVSLLVLFFLRRRNQQQGSMKNRTAVKPQNEEAMSTSYGGDDDSLRLVENRRFTYKELERITNGFDRVLGEGGFGRVYDGFLEDGTQVAVKLRSHSSNQGVKEFLAEAQILTRIHHKNLVSMIGYCKDREYMALVYEYMAQGTLREHIAASGRNGGCLPWRQRLKNALESAQGLEYLHTGCNPPLIHRDVKATNILLNARLEAKIADFGLTKAFDYHNNTHLFTNTLAFTPGYVDPEYQATMQPTTKSDVYSLGVVLLELVTGKPAILSDPEPTSIVQWARQRLARGNMEGVVDARMQGGYDINGVWKVAEIALKCTAQGSAQRPTMADVVAQLQECVELEEGRAPSFHTGGSSGDDNYNAYTSAQSTDVSNNTAFETELRIPTLAADPGPTAR; this is encoded by the exons ATGGCGCCCCGGTGGTGGCTGCTGATTCTCTGCCTCGCCGGCAACATACTCCATGGTCGCGCACAGCTTGACAGCAGAG GTTTCATCAACATAGACTGTGGGCTACAGGGAGAGGAGAGCTACATCGACGACGAGACAAAGCTGGTGTACGTCTCAGACGCTGGCTTCACCGACACCGGCACGCCTTACAACCTCTCGGCTGAGAACTTCCTGCCATGGCGGTCCAGGAACGTCCGCAGCCTGCGGAGTTTCCCTGATGGCGTTCGCAACTGCTACACGTTAGGATCCCTGGTGTCGGGCCTCAAGTACCTCTTCCGTGCCACGTTTCTCTATGGCAACTACGACGGCCTTAACAAGCGACCAGCGTCGTTCGACCTCTACATCGGCGTCAACTTCTGGACGGCGGTGAACATTTCGTTGTGGGGGTTGGACCAGGACAACAGGGTGACGGTGGAGGCGATCGTAGTCGTGCCGCACAACTTGGTGCAGGTGTGCCTGGTGAACACCGGCGGCGGGACGCCCTTCATCTCCGGGCTGGAGCTGAGGCCGCTGAAGATGTCGCTCTACCCACAGGCAACAGCAGAGCTGGGGCTGTTCCTGCTGCGCAGGCGGAACTTCGCCGCGATAAACGGAACTATCATCAGGTTCCCCGATGATCCATATGACAGGCTATGGTACCCTAGGTCGGACGCCACGATGTGGGCGGAGATGACGACGACCGAGAGGGTGGACGACGTCGATGGGGACGAGTTTGAGGCGCCCATGGCGGTGCTGCAGACGGCGATCAAGCCGCTGAACGCCTCCGGTAGCATCAGGTTCGGCTGGGAGGTGGCGCCCGAGCTCAACAATGCGTCGCCGGGGCCGGGGTACCTCGCCGTCTTGCACTTGGTCGAACTGGAGCTCCTCGGCGGGGATGCCTTGCGCCAGTTCAACATCAGTGTCAACCACGACGAAAGCTGGGTCCCGGGCTACACGCCGCCAGGCTATCTCCGCAGAGCCTATGTCTACAATAAATTCACCAACCCGAGCCACAGCAGCTACATCGTCACCATCAAGGCCACAGCCAATTCCACGCTGCCGCCCATCATCAGCGCCTACGAGTTgttctccatcatcaccaccaccaacaTTGGAACAGAATCCCAGGATG CAACCGCCGTCATGGCGATCAAGGCCAAGTACGGGGTGCAGAAGAACTGGATGGGTGACCCATGCTTTCCCAAGACTATGGCATGGGATGGGTTGAACTGCAGCTATGCCGCTGCCAACCCTCCAGGGATCACAAGCAT AAACCTGTCCTTCAGTGGTCTAAATAGTGATATATCATCATCTTTCGCGCATCTAAAGGCTCTCCAATACTT GGATTTGTCAAACAATAACTTGACAGGTTCAATTCCAGATGCCCTTTCACAGTTACCATCATTGACAGTCAT AGATTTGTCTGGCAACCAACTCAGTGGTTCTATACCCTCTGGACTTCTCAAAAGAATTCAAGATGGCTTCCTGGTTCTAAG ACATGGCAACAATCCAAATCTTTGCACCGACCGCAATTCATGTCAGCTTGCTGCTAAAAGGAAGAGCAAACTGGCCATCTATGTTTCCGTCCCTATACTTGTCATCGTGCTGATAGTATCAGTGTCCCTACTAGTCTTGTTCTTCCTAAGACGGCGAAACCAGCAGCAAG GATCAATGAAAAACAGGACAGCGGTAAAGCCACAAAATGAAGAGGCGATGTCGACGAGCTATGGCGGCGATGATGATTCTCTGCGACTAGTTGAGAATCGCCGGTTCACGTACAAGGAACTCGAGAGGATAACCAATGGCTTTGACCGGGTGCTTGGCGAAGGAGGGTTCGGCCGTGTCTATGATGGCTTCCTGGAAGATGGTACTCAAGTGGCGGTGAAGTTGCGGTCTCATTCCTCCAATCAAGGCGTCAAGGAGTTCCTCGCAGAG GCCCAGATTTTAACCCGGATTCATCACAAGAATCTTGTCTCGATGATTGGTTACTGCAAGGATCGGGAGTATATGGCACTTGTGTACGAGTACATGGCACAAGGGACCCTGCGAGAGCACATTGCAG CAAGTGGACGCAATGGAGGATGTTTACCGTGGAGGCAGAGACTCAAAAACGCACTTGAATCTGCACAAG ggTTGGAGTATCTGCATACGGGTTGCAACCCGCCTCTCATCCACAGGGATGTCAAGGCCACCAACATTCTGCTGAATGCCAGGCTAGAGGCCAAGATCGCCGATTTTGGCTTGACGAAAGCCTTTGACTACCACAACAACACCCATCTTTTCACGAACACGCTCGCTTTTACCCCCGGGTACGTTGATCCGGAGTACCAGGCCACGATGCAGCCAACGACCAAGAGTGACGTGTATAGCTTGGGAGTGGTGCTGCTGGAGCTGGTCACCGGGAAACCAGCCATTCTTTCGGACCCAGAGCCCACAAGCATCGTCCAATGGGCAAGGCAGCGGCTGGCGCGCGGCAACATGGAGGGTGTGGTGGACGCGCGAATGCAGGGTGGTTATGATATCAATGGCGTGTGGAAGGTGGCGGAGATTGCACTCAAATGCACCGCACAGGGGTCAGCACAGCGGCCCACCATGGCTGACGTGGTGGCGCAGCTACAGGAGTGTGTGGAGCTCGAGGAGGGCCGCGCTCCTAGCTTCCACACCGGTGGCAGCAGTGGCGATGATAATTACAATGCTTACACTAGTGCGCAGTCCACCGACGTGAGCAATAACACTGCATTCGAAACGGAGCTGAGGATACCAACATTGGCCGCCGATCCAGGCCCGACAGCACGTTGA